From a single Leishmania infantum JPCM5 genome chromosome 36 genomic region:
- a CDS encoding putative nuclear lim interactor-interacting factor: MPRQRRRGASFRGVYCPDAFPLSLEESVTETAEVFRRSPSITASGEYLVPPKPTEIKNRLTVVLDLDETLIYARQGPLYVRPGIETLMRFLADHCETIVWTSSKHRYADAVVAQIDTCGAVCHTVYRHRRWFNGTSATKELRLLGRDLETTIIVENTPDCCRGYERNAVLVEDYEGGELADHTLHTLLALLRDLVERHEKDGITVPEYIATTPRLAQQNVLTDKGTVMQAYCLLGAEDECAAPYSTVSKYPRINRDHLASAFPRPAQQPSRIRPAGSLGIRRKHACQQRVVY, encoded by the coding sequence ATGCCACGCCAGCGCAGACGCGGTGCCAGCTTTCGGGGAGTTTACTGCCCCGATGCGTTCCCTTTAAGCCTCGAGGAGTCTGTGACGGAGACGGCAGAGGTGTTCCGTCGCTCTCCATCCATCACGGCGTCGGGAGAGTACCTTGTCCCTCCAAAGCCCACAGAGATTAAGAATCGCCTGACCGTCGTGCTCGACCTTGATGAGACGCTCATCTACGCGCGCCAAGGACCACTCTACGTACGCCCTGGCATCGAGACGCTGATGCGCTTCCTCGCCGACCACTGCGAGACAATCGTATGGACCTCCAGCAAGCACCGGTACGCAGACGCGGTCGTGGCGCAGATCGAcacgtgcggcgccgtctgccACACAGTGTaccgacaccgccgctggtTTAACGGCACATCGGCGACAAAGGAACTGCGCCTACTCGGCCGGGACCTGGAGACGACGATCATCGTTGAGAACACCCCAgactgctgccgcggctacGAGAGAAACGCTGTGCTTGTCGAGGACTACGAGGGCGGCGAGCTCGCAGATCACACGCTCCATACGCTGCTAGCTCTGCTGCGGGACCTCGTCGAGCGCCATGAAAAGGATGGAATCACTGTGCCCGAGTACATcgccacgacgccgcgcctTGCGCAACAGAATGTCTTGACGGACAAGGGCACCGTGATGCAGGCGTACTGCCTACTCGGCGCCGAGGATGAGTGTGCTGCGCCGTACTCGACTGTGTCGAAATACCCGCGCATCAACCGCGACCATTTGGCCAGCGCTTTCCCTCGCCCTGCGCAACAGCCGTCACGCATCCGACCAGCGGGTTCACTGGGCATCAGGCGAAAGCACGCCTGTCAACAACGAGTGGTGTACTAG
- a CDS encoding putative beta-adaptin, with amino-acid sequence MENFLRKARERIQRKLEETKTGSKYFAQTRRGEAAELQNDLNGTDSYRKKAAVKRIIANMTMGRDVSYLFVDVVKLAPSTDLELKKLVYLYVLSTARLQPEKALLAVNTFLQDTTNSSPVVRALAVRTMMCIRVSSVLEYTLEPLRRAVADPDPYVRKTAAMGLGKLFHDDMNLFYQQDFKKDLVELLNDNNPIVASNAAAIVCEVNDYGSEKIESSNEWVNRLVYHLPECNEWGQQYILDLLAAQRPSDKESAETLLTRVLPRMNHQNPAVVMGAIKVVANLASRCSQELIERCTVRVNTALLTLAKRDAETQYIVCKNIHALLVIFPNLLRTNLDAFYVRYSDPPFVKLEKLRLLLKLATPSVAPEIAKELAEYASGVDMVFVVEVVRAIASLAIKVDSMAPDCANLLMQLVDRRPELLPHVVTAAKDIVRKYPELLMLDALVTDYGADEVVEEEAKVSLLWMLGEYCDFIENGKDIIQRFIDTIMEHEQRVQLAILSAAVKMFLRDPQTMEPQLNRVLETVTTHSDDADVRDRAFAYWRLLSKGITVEQMKKVVHGQMVPVNVDHTFSDAMTMADLKKSLNTAAIVFARPYQSFLPPYGLADVELDEEDTEDDDAVKLPATPSMGTQDGASAPDAARARYDIFEFLGDGTGARHPVASGSNGAQHADPFGDLFSASPSTVGASSPAFQAASGSQAPASPPTAASAMEDLFGNGMGSGSQTVPAPISAAPQSAGRDTQLNDLFS; translated from the coding sequence ATGGAGAACTTTCTCCGCAAGGCGCGCGAGAGAATTCAGCGCAAATTGGAGGAAACAAAGACGGGATCCAAGTACTTTGCGCAGacgcgccgcggcgaagCTGCGGAGCTGCAAAATGACCTCAACGGCACCGACAGCTATCGCAAAAAGGCCGCGGTGAAGCGCATCATCGCCAACATGACGATGGGGCGCGACGTGAGCTACCTCTTTGTCGACGTCGTGAAGCTGGCTCCATCGACCGATCTGGAGCTCAAGAAGTTGGTCTATTTGTACGTGCTCAgcacggcgcggctgcagccgGAGAAGGCGTTGCTAGCCGTCAACACGTTCCTGCAGGATACCACGAACAGCTCTCCCGTTGTGCGGGCGCTTGCGGTGCGGACGATGATGTGCATCCGGGTGTCCTCGGTACTCGAATACACGCTGGAGCCTCTGCGCCGTGCCGTGGCAGATCCGGACCCGTACGTGCGCAAGACTGCCGCCATGGGCCTCGGCAAGCTGTTTCACGATGACATGAACCTCTTTTACCAGCAGGACTTCAAGAAGGACCTCGTGGAGCTGCTTAACGACAACAACCCAATCGTCGCATCCAACGCCGCAGCAATCGTGTGCGAGGTGAACGACTACGGAAGCGAGAAGATTGAGAGTAGCAACGAATGGGTGAATCGACTCGTCTACCACCTGCCAGAGTGCAATGAATGGGGGCAACAGTACATCCTTGACCTACTGGCGGCCCAGCGTCCTAGCGACAAGGAGAGCGCCGAGACTCTGCTGACGCGCGTTCTGCCCCGCATGAATCACCAGAACCCGGCTGTGGTGATGGGGGCGATCAAGGTAGTTGCCAACCTGGCGAGCCGGTGCTCGCAGGAGCTGATTGAGCGCTGCACTGTGCGCGTCAACACCGCCCTCCTAACGCTGGCGAAGCGCGATGCTGAAACACAGTACATTGTCTGCAAGAACATTCACGCACTGCTGGTCATCTTTCCGAATTTGCTGCGCACCAACCTCGACGCCTTCTACGTACGTTACAGCGACCCGCCGTTCGTTaagctggagaagctgcgcctcctgtTGAAGCTTGCTACGCCGTCCGTGGCGCCAGAGATTGCCAAGGAATTGGCCGAGTACGCCTCGGGGGTGGACATGGTGTTTGTGGTCGAGGTGGTGCGTGCCATCGCTTCGCTCGCCATCAAGGTAGATTCCATGGCGCCTGACTGCGCGAACCTTCTCATGCAGCTAGTGGATCGGCGGCCAGAGCTGCTGCCTCACGTGGTGACAGCCGCAAAGGATATTGTGCGCAAGTACCCAGAGCTACTCATGCTGGATGCGCTGGTGACCGACTACGGCGCTGACGAGGTcgtagaggaggaggcgaaggtgtCGTTGCTGTGGATGCTGGGTGAGTACTGCGACTTCATCGAAAACGGCAAGGACATTATTCAGCGCTTTATCGACACCATCATGGagcacgagcagcgcgtgcagctcGCGATCCTGAGCGCGGCGGTGAAGATGTTTCTACGAGACCCGCAGACGATGGAGCCGCAGCTGAATCGCGTGCTGGAAACCGTGACGACGCACAGTGACGACGCCGATGTGCGTGACCGCGCCTTTGCGTACTGGCGTCTGCTCTCTAAGGGCATCACTGTGGAGCAGATGAAAAAGGTGGTTCATGGGCAAATGGTGCCTGTGAACGTCGACCACACCTTCAGCGATGCCATGACCATGGCGGACCTAAAGAAGTCCCTCAACACTGCCGCCATCGTGTTCGCCCGCCCGTACCAGTCGTTTCTCCCTCCCTACGGGCTGGCCGACGTGGAactggacgaggaggacacAGAGGACGACGATGCGGTGAAGCTGCCAGCGACACCGTCGATGGGCACCCAGGATGGGGCATCGGCGCCTGATGCTGCACGGGCAAGGTACGATATATTTGAGTTCTTGGGCGATGGGACCGGGGCGCGTCACCCGgtggcgagcggcagcaacggcgctcAGCATGCAGATCCTTTTGGCGACCTGTTCAGCGCCTCGCCTTCCACCGTCGGGGCCTCCTCGCCAGCCTTTCAGGCCGCGTCAGGGTCACAGGCGCCAGCATCACCGCCAACCGCAGCGAGTGCCATGGAGGACTTGTTCGGAAACGGTATGGGAAGCGGAAGTCAAACAGTGCCAGCGCCAATCTCTGCCGCACCGCAGTCCGCCGGTAGAGACACGCAGCTGAATGATCTCTTTTCCTAA